The Idiomarina loihiensis L2TR genomic sequence CAGGTATTCCGACAGGTTGCGGCCGCGTTTAAATTCACTCACATCACCTATCAGTGCCAGCAGCGAGGTCGCTGTTATCGGTCCGATACCCGGCAGGGTCATCAGCCGCTGACTGTCTTCATTCCTTTCGGCCTGTGTCGCTAAGTGCTTATCCAGCGCTTTAACTTCTTCATCCACCGCTCGCAGCATCTGATAGAGCCGGTTGATGAGGTCCCGTGACTGAAGCGTCAGCGCATTGCTGTCGTCTTCCAGTACCTCCGGTACTCTCTGTAATATCGTACCGACTCGCTTCGGTAAAAGAATGCCGTATTCGGCCAGTTGCCCCCGCAACCTATTCGAGAACTGCGTTCTCGTCTGCACGAAGCCTTCCCGCTGATTGACCATCAATGCTAAGTCCTGCTGCTCAATGCTTTTCAGCCTGACCGTCTGACGGTTGGGTCGTGATGCCGCCTCGGCTATTGCCCGGGCGTCATTCGCATCGTTCTTCTCACCCTGCAGGTACGCTTTGACGAAACGCGGTGGCAACGCCACCGTTTTATAACCCAGCTTTTCACATTCGCGGCGCCAGTAATGACTCATGCCGCAGGACTCAACCGCTACTTCACAGTCATCCGTACGGCTCAGCGTCGCCAGCTTCGCTAACACTTTATTGCTGCGCAGTTTTTTATTAAAAACTTCCTGCTCATTTTCATCCAGCGCCAAAACCTGAATAAAATCCTTTGCCAAATCCAGGGCAATTCTGTTTACAATAGCCATTGGTCCTCTCCACTCCGTTCTATAGAATCTTCGAAACTCTATATTGGCACATTGCGATGCCGCTTAGGAGGGAGGGGACCATCTCATCAGGCTACGGCCACACGCACTGTTTAATCGTCCAACTCTTCATCGGTTGGAATAGGTAATCCCCGGGCTTCCAGCTCTTCGCGCACAGCTTTGGGGATTTTATTCGGGTTGGATTTTTGCAAGTCTTCATCT encodes the following:
- a CDS encoding IS110 family transposase, producing MAIVNRIALDLAKDFIQVLALDENEQEVFNKKLRSNKVLAKLATLSRTDDCEVAVESCGMSHYWRRECEKLGYKTVALPPRFVKAYLQGEKNDANDARAIAEAASRPNRQTVRLKSIEQQDLALMVNQREGFVQTRTQFSNRLRGQLAEYGILLPKRVGTILQRVPEVLEDDSNALTLQSRDLINRLYQMLRAVDEEVKALDKHLATQAERNEDSQRLMTLPGIGPITATSLLALIGDVSEFKRGRNLSEYLGLVPRQNSSGGKDRLGGITKKGNTKLRTLLVHGARSALRVAQQRHDRLSLWAQDVAKRRGNNVAAVALANKHARIIWAMLKNKEDYRMTAA